Proteins from a single region of Pseudopedobacter saltans DSM 12145:
- a CDS encoding mechanosensitive ion channel family protein, protein MHKTKRHFSSLFQQYTFVCILLLSCFSLPVKGQDKKPIGDSSQVIPDTLLFKIQKAQSSITEINTVTKKGHNLDHINGQLDEIENNIAPVKADLQNLNKSIDSKTLNGYNLILKKSQETLDIWRTQLSRSTNDLQKMSDEVVSLSQDSLLSVNEKDSSTKRLYNKQLLDLKLKLQHTGKSVSVDLDTVSSTLAKVSTLLFEINDLQANINERMQASSKSAFGKESPYIWSAPKEKPQESLGDLLSSSFKGQNKIISYFVNSTWDNRILLLLFSIGFFIWVYLNFKKAQNPEVKQKLGDIQLDHIKPIPILSTLIVLINLTPLFEPDSPSLYIEIMAFLLIVILTIAFWRNLPRSEFKNWLIIVTLYILITFAAATVRDSFLIRICLIILNLSSLYIGSKFYLKLQYVQIAKRMLKPVLLMFLVFNLLSVIFNVFGRISLATTFSLTAIIGLTQVIGLVAFILILIDAIELQIRISAYNEGLFSRVNLEKTRASFKKVLSLLAVILWLLVFMINMGISEGVFTLFEKILTKPRNFGSVSFTLNNILFFALILYISNWLQKNIEILFGEKSIGFSNVIEHKSSKLTLIRLIVAILGILLAITASGIPLDKLTVVLGALSVGIGLGMQNIVNNFVSGIILIFEKPFHIGDYIELADKKGKIKDIGIRSSRMITQQGAEVIIPNADLLSNRFVNWTTNKAYVKSEIILKVNSETDIETIRKIVEEEVGQAKGVVKKMAPEVLINNISADAIELKILVWINNIYAEPLFKNHLFTRFLLRFKELGIKVV, encoded by the coding sequence ATGCATAAAACTAAACGCCATTTTTCAAGTCTTTTTCAGCAGTACACCTTTGTTTGTATCTTACTTTTAAGCTGTTTTTCTCTTCCAGTTAAAGGACAAGATAAAAAGCCGATTGGCGATTCTTCGCAGGTTATACCAGACACCCTACTTTTTAAAATACAAAAAGCACAATCTTCCATTACCGAGATTAATACGGTCACCAAAAAAGGGCACAATCTGGATCATATAAATGGCCAACTGGATGAAATAGAAAACAACATCGCCCCTGTTAAAGCCGATCTTCAAAACCTTAATAAATCTATCGACTCCAAAACCCTGAATGGTTATAACCTCATCCTTAAAAAATCTCAGGAAACATTGGATATCTGGCGAACGCAACTGTCCAGGTCAACCAACGATTTGCAGAAGATGTCCGACGAAGTAGTGTCTTTAAGTCAGGACTCTTTATTAAGTGTAAACGAAAAGGACAGTTCTACAAAAAGGCTATACAATAAGCAACTACTCGATCTGAAATTAAAGTTGCAACATACCGGAAAATCAGTCTCAGTCGATCTGGATACAGTAAGTTCTACCCTGGCTAAGGTTTCCACCTTATTGTTTGAGATTAACGATTTACAGGCGAATATAAACGAGCGTATGCAAGCTTCCAGCAAAAGCGCTTTCGGAAAAGAATCTCCCTATATCTGGTCTGCTCCAAAAGAAAAACCGCAAGAAAGCTTAGGTGACCTGTTGTCTTCTTCTTTTAAAGGCCAGAATAAGATTATCAGCTATTTTGTCAATTCTACATGGGACAATCGCATTCTACTGCTACTCTTTAGCATAGGTTTCTTTATTTGGGTCTATCTCAATTTCAAAAAAGCACAGAATCCGGAAGTCAAACAAAAACTGGGGGATATTCAACTTGATCATATCAAACCTATACCTATTTTATCTACGTTAATCGTACTTATCAACCTTACTCCCTTATTCGAGCCCGATTCCCCTTCACTGTACATAGAAATTATGGCTTTCCTGCTGATTGTTATTCTTACAATAGCGTTTTGGAGGAACCTGCCACGGTCTGAATTTAAAAACTGGCTGATAATCGTAACGCTGTACATACTGATCACATTTGCTGCCGCAACCGTCAGAGACTCCTTTCTTATACGCATTTGTCTGATAATACTCAATTTATCCTCATTATACATCGGGTCTAAATTCTATCTAAAGTTGCAATACGTACAGATTGCCAAACGAATGTTAAAACCGGTATTACTGATGTTTTTGGTGTTTAACTTGCTGTCCGTAATATTCAACGTTTTCGGACGGATAAGCTTGGCAACAACCTTCAGTTTAACGGCAATAATAGGTCTTACACAAGTTATCGGCCTGGTTGCCTTTATTTTGATATTAATTGATGCTATAGAACTTCAGATCAGAATCAGCGCTTATAACGAAGGTTTGTTTTCCAGGGTTAACCTCGAAAAAACACGCGCTTCTTTCAAAAAAGTATTGTCCTTACTTGCCGTTATATTATGGCTTTTGGTCTTTATGATCAATATGGGGATTTCTGAAGGTGTTTTTACACTGTTCGAAAAAATTCTAACGAAACCCCGCAATTTTGGAAGCGTATCATTTACGCTAAATAATATATTATTCTTTGCCTTAATACTTTATATATCCAACTGGCTGCAAAAAAACATCGAAATCCTGTTTGGAGAGAAAAGTATTGGTTTTAGCAATGTGATAGAACATAAGAGCTCTAAACTTACTTTAATCAGGCTAATAGTTGCCATTTTAGGGATTTTGCTTGCAATTACCGCTTCCGGCATTCCCTTAGACAAATTAACAGTGGTTTTGGGTGCACTGAGTGTTGGAATAGGTTTAGGGATGCAGAATATCGTTAATAACTTTGTGTCGGGCATTATACTGATATTCGAAAAACCTTTTCATATTGGCGATTATATAGAACTGGCAGATAAAAAAGGAAAGATTAAAGACATTGGCATACGTTCCAGCAGAATGATTACCCAACAGGGCGCTGAAGTAATTATTCCAAACGCAGATTTACTTTCTAACCGTTTTGTTAACTGGACGACGAACAAAGCCTACGTAAAATCAGAAATTATCCTGAAAGTAAACAGCGAAACAGATATTGAAACTATACGTAAAATTGTAGAAGAAGAAGTGGGACAGGCTAAAGGGGTTGTCAAAAAAATGGCTCCCGAGGTATTGATTAACAATATCAGCGCAGATGCCATCGAATTGAAAATATTAGTATGGATTAATAACATCTACGCAGAACCCTTATTTAAAAATCACTTATTCACCCGATTCCTTTTAAGATTTAAAGAACTCGGTATTAAAGTGGTATAG
- a CDS encoding VOC family protein yields the protein MAIINPHINFNGNAEEAFTFYKSVFGGEFTKIIRLKDLASPEFPVAEKDENKIMHIALPIGKNNRLIANDVPDFLGKVNENENRSKISVITESKEEADKLFNGLSAGGTIEVPMSDSLWETYFGMFRDKYGIEWIIEFDPEFDKKA from the coding sequence ATGGCAATTATCAATCCCCACATTAATTTCAACGGGAATGCAGAAGAAGCATTTACATTTTACAAATCTGTATTTGGCGGAGAATTTACAAAGATTATACGCTTGAAAGATTTGGCAAGCCCAGAATTCCCGGTAGCAGAAAAAGATGAAAATAAAATCATGCACATTGCTTTGCCAATCGGTAAAAACAACAGATTAATTGCTAATGATGTGCCCGATTTTTTAGGAAAAGTAAACGAGAATGAGAATAGGAGTAAAATTTCGGTAATTACAGAAAGCAAAGAAGAAGCTGATAAATTATTTAATGGCCTTTCTGCTGGAGGAACTATAGAAGTGCCTATGAGCGATAGCCTTTGGGAAACATATTTCGGTATGTTTAGAGACAAATACGGTATTGAATGGATTATAGAATTTGATCCTGAATTCGATAAAAAAGCATAA
- a CDS encoding tyrosine-type recombinase/integrase produces MIPKQLLRTGINNPKDLNKRCYVNLYLEDKRIKIYNGKCINLDINPNVENDLAKRTLELQLLEYEIKKAFAEGRYPIDRTASKHQFRDNLIIEREALVLKDALDEVLNLKLASNLSKLYKRNLKRIHKLFVDFLTTEEKEGCLSNLSQNRVQEFLNQFQSSSTYYMDKRRDINVLLSGISNKYEVDLGKLKKTNRVKVKATLHKYYELPQLKRILSYLEKHNDNLYICCLLSYSCFLRPHQEIRILTKSHFKNGFTQIHLSGSENKSGRIRVVPLPDYVREKLVSHCKDIEEHHNIFSKSITAYNEHYFSTNWTREHKKMSKLGLIDKDQTIYSFRHTGAIAVYKKTKDVHILQQLLGHSDMIVTLNYLRGLGQMSLDNYKEILPDL; encoded by the coding sequence ATGATCCCAAAACAGCTATTAAGGACGGGAATTAATAATCCTAAAGATTTAAACAAAAGATGCTATGTTAATCTGTATTTAGAAGACAAAAGAATTAAAATCTACAATGGCAAATGTATTAATCTGGATATTAACCCAAATGTCGAGAACGATCTTGCTAAGAGAACACTGGAACTACAGTTGTTAGAATACGAAATTAAAAAAGCATTTGCAGAAGGTCGGTATCCGATAGATCGAACTGCATCAAAACATCAGTTCCGGGATAACCTTATAATCGAAAGGGAAGCACTGGTTTTAAAAGATGCTTTAGATGAAGTGTTGAACTTGAAGTTAGCCTCTAATCTAAGTAAATTGTATAAAAGGAACCTAAAGCGTATTCATAAGCTTTTTGTAGATTTCCTTACTACAGAAGAAAAGGAGGGATGCTTATCAAACCTTTCTCAAAATAGAGTCCAAGAGTTTCTTAATCAGTTCCAAAGTTCAAGCACTTATTATATGGATAAGAGACGAGACATCAACGTTCTTTTATCTGGAATATCCAATAAGTATGAAGTTGATTTAGGTAAGTTAAAAAAAACTAACAGAGTTAAAGTAAAGGCTACGTTGCATAAATATTATGAGTTACCACAACTTAAACGCATTCTGAGTTATTTGGAAAAGCATAATGATAATCTGTATATCTGCTGTTTATTAAGCTATAGTTGCTTTTTAAGGCCACATCAGGAAATTCGGATATTAACTAAGTCTCACTTTAAGAACGGGTTTACTCAGATCCATCTCTCAGGCTCTGAGAATAAAAGTGGGCGCATTAGGGTTGTTCCATTACCTGACTATGTTAGAGAAAAATTAGTTAGTCATTGTAAGGATATCGAGGAGCATCACAATATATTCTCTAAATCAATCACTGCTTATAATGAGCATTATTTTAGTACTAATTGGACAAGAGAGCATAAAAAGATGTCTAAATTGGGATTAATAGATAAGGATCAAACTATTTATTCATTTAGACACACTGGAGCTATAGCAGTCTATAAAAAGACAAAGGATGTGCATATTTTGCAACAATTATTAGGGCATTCGGATATGATAGTTACTTTGAACTATCTCAGAGGGCTGGGGCAGATGTCACTAGATAATTATAAGGAGATATTGCCAGATTTATAG
- a CDS encoding JAB domain-containing protein: MEQNVLLQVSEIQLVYRPKVKASERMKVYDAKSAYEVLLKSWDMDSIEIVEQFKIMLLNKSNKVLGISHISTGGMSGTIVDVKVLFGIALKGGACSLILAHNHPSGNITPSDADKKLTNKIIEASKYLDIEVFDHIIVTPEKFYSFAEMGLI, encoded by the coding sequence ATGGAACAAAACGTCTTATTACAGGTAAGTGAGATTCAATTGGTCTACAGACCTAAAGTAAAAGCATCGGAAAGAATGAAAGTCTATGACGCTAAATCAGCTTATGAAGTACTGCTAAAATCCTGGGACATGGATAGCATAGAGATAGTGGAACAATTCAAGATTATGTTGCTTAATAAATCCAATAAGGTTTTAGGGATAAGCCATATCTCTACAGGAGGAATGTCTGGGACAATAGTTGACGTGAAGGTCTTATTCGGTATCGCATTGAAAGGTGGAGCTTGTTCGCTGATACTGGCGCATAATCATCCAAGTGGTAATATAACACCAAGTGATGCAGATAAGAAACTTACCAACAAGATTATAGAAGCTTCAAAATACTTAGATATAGAGGTTTTTGACCATATCATTGTAACTCCGGAGAAGTTCTACAGCTTTGCAGAGATGGGGTTGATATAA
- a CDS encoding S1 RNA-binding domain-containing protein, with amino-acid sequence MLDSIINKYNPKDPSTHGILKYFSEQLSEKENISFILEIFKSGSWLLATEISRTNSSEELNEKTTIQFYGLFDQWVANRIDFSNTIFSSRTRNPYITTNLHFQFREALLSIKNLDFPEKGMKILEKLILNVNPIYLERFLDGTLWIVIEEYEEKEIEVFLSYFIKAYIANSSINIINFLYHSLNVLAFTHKIYYLSDIFIKSLNQVSKLIIENRTSSNYKQLILVLLIDLIQNKKLDLSSSKYEYVIKETLDSLDQGSISNLNFLLFLKRFNYSFDEYDAVLESEALLENISEKISSIPKRTDIEIQALLHHLIKTSNEYFELFLFHQELMNQQYAEEHILRFINLIDEIRIAFLPILWYEEFLNFSPINGEISFATEAGFEVKVDEEFFKRKILEKKIESKITDDFILHFGYGFLNTKYLTGYPKANLFLKRSKQTRKPLDLKDKDQIEEIERFYISNLNYSASNKKNVLILTPFKDTIHKIITKYELKAFFHSLELFLIEKANNYLSILSPFPKKSHSFKIIVPPKYISEYNLNLSEGKFWEILKRLRPYLYKIIYLNHKEKVESIKKINYAFKNDRYISGVIKSTSKGGLIVDIFGVEAFLPGSQIDVKPVIDYDSYIGKTLDFKIVKISEANQNTVVSRRLIIESVIEMQREEISKKLEKGQILEGTIKNITYFGAFIDLGGIDGLLYITDISWGRINHPSDLLELNQKIHVVVLDYEDNKKRISLGLKQLHPNPWDALDAKIKIGTRVTGKVVSVEDYGIFLEIEPGVEGLVHISDISWSSTTVNCKELFKLGDFLEAIVITVGIEERKMSLGLKQLISDSWINKIKKYTKGTKHIAKVLNLVDYGIFVELEEDVIGLVHISKILSYRRINHPAEFTKIGEKINISILEIDKKNRRLSLGYEIKEENGYLFEKVFLVNSIHKGEIIDIKKNGAIIALDYGLTVFAPTRHLIKSDGYYPKAKEILDFKVIELNKKFKRIYISHTSTHRSVPNFLKKAYVKRRIT; translated from the coding sequence ATGTTAGATTCAATTATCAATAAATATAATCCTAAAGATCCTAGTACTCATGGGATCTTGAAATATTTCTCCGAACAACTTTCAGAGAAAGAAAATATTTCTTTCATTCTAGAAATTTTTAAAAGTGGATCATGGTTGTTAGCAACGGAAATTAGTAGAACAAACTCTTCGGAGGAACTAAATGAGAAAACCACCATACAATTTTACGGATTATTCGACCAGTGGGTAGCAAATAGAATAGATTTTTCAAACACTATTTTTTCATCAAGAACTAGAAATCCATATATAACAACAAATTTACACTTCCAATTTAGAGAGGCTCTTTTATCTATTAAAAATCTTGATTTCCCAGAAAAGGGAATGAAAATTCTTGAGAAACTGATATTAAATGTCAATCCAATCTATTTAGAAAGATTTTTGGACGGAACTTTATGGATTGTAATTGAAGAATATGAAGAAAAGGAAATTGAAGTCTTTTTAAGTTATTTTATAAAAGCTTATATAGCAAACAGTTCGATAAATATTATTAATTTTTTATACCATTCATTAAATGTTTTAGCCTTTACTCATAAAATATATTACTTATCAGATATATTTATTAAATCTCTAAATCAAGTTTCTAAATTGATAATAGAGAATAGAACTTCAAGCAATTATAAGCAATTAATATTAGTTCTTTTAATTGATCTGATACAAAATAAAAAATTAGATTTATCTAGCTCTAAATATGAATACGTTATCAAAGAAACTCTGGATTCCTTAGATCAAGGTAGTATATCTAACTTGAATTTTCTTTTGTTTTTAAAACGATTTAATTATTCATTTGACGAATATGATGCCGTATTGGAATCAGAAGCATTGCTTGAAAATATAAGTGAAAAAATTTCCAGTATCCCAAAAAGAACAGATATTGAAATCCAAGCATTATTACATCATTTAATAAAGACTTCGAATGAATATTTTGAACTCTTTTTATTTCATCAAGAATTAATGAATCAGCAATATGCAGAAGAGCATATATTAAGATTTATAAACTTAATTGATGAAATCAGAATTGCATTTTTACCCATTTTATGGTACGAAGAATTTTTGAATTTTTCGCCCATAAATGGAGAAATATCTTTTGCGACAGAAGCAGGGTTTGAAGTAAAAGTTGACGAAGAATTCTTTAAAAGAAAGATCTTAGAAAAGAAAATAGAATCAAAAATTACAGACGATTTTATTTTACATTTTGGTTATGGCTTTCTTAACACCAAGTATTTAACAGGGTATCCTAAAGCAAACTTATTCTTAAAACGTTCAAAACAAACTAGAAAGCCTCTAGATTTAAAAGATAAAGATCAAATCGAAGAAATAGAAAGATTCTATATTTCTAATTTAAATTATTCTGCATCTAACAAAAAGAACGTTTTAATTTTAACTCCATTTAAGGATACTATACATAAAATTATTACAAAATATGAGCTGAAAGCCTTTTTTCATTCGCTTGAATTATTCTTAATCGAAAAAGCCAATAACTACTTATCAATACTGTCTCCATTTCCTAAAAAATCCCACTCATTTAAAATTATTGTTCCTCCAAAATATATTTCTGAATATAATCTTAATTTATCTGAAGGAAAATTTTGGGAAATTTTAAAACGTTTAAGACCATATCTTTATAAGATTATATATTTAAATCATAAAGAGAAAGTTGAATCTATAAAAAAGATAAATTATGCCTTCAAAAATGATCGATACATTAGTGGAGTAATTAAATCGACCTCAAAAGGAGGACTAATAGTCGATATCTTTGGAGTAGAAGCTTTTCTTCCTGGATCTCAAATCGACGTAAAACCCGTTATTGATTATGATTCTTATATAGGTAAAACACTTGACTTTAAGATTGTTAAGATTAGCGAAGCAAATCAAAACACTGTTGTTTCACGCAGATTAATTATTGAATCTGTTATTGAAATGCAAAGAGAGGAAATTAGTAAAAAACTTGAAAAAGGCCAAATTTTAGAAGGAACTATTAAGAATATCACTTATTTCGGAGCATTCATAGATTTAGGAGGAATAGATGGATTATTATATATTACCGATATTTCATGGGGAAGAATTAATCATCCAAGTGATTTATTAGAGTTGAATCAAAAAATACATGTGGTAGTCTTAGATTATGAAGATAACAAAAAAAGAATTTCACTCGGCTTGAAACAATTACACCCTAACCCATGGGATGCTCTTGATGCTAAAATAAAAATCGGAACTAGGGTAACTGGTAAGGTTGTAAGTGTAGAAGATTACGGCATTTTTCTTGAAATAGAGCCAGGTGTTGAAGGTCTAGTCCATATTTCTGATATTAGCTGGTCATCTACTACAGTGAACTGTAAGGAACTCTTTAAACTTGGGGACTTTCTCGAGGCGATTGTGATTACAGTTGGTATAGAAGAAAGAAAAATGTCTCTAGGGTTGAAACAATTAATATCTGACTCATGGATCAATAAGATTAAAAAATATACAAAAGGAACCAAACACATAGCAAAAGTTTTAAATTTAGTAGATTATGGGATTTTTGTTGAATTAGAAGAAGACGTTATTGGTCTAGTTCATATATCTAAGATATTATCTTACAGAAGAATTAATCATCCGGCAGAATTCACAAAAATTGGTGAAAAAATTAATATCTCCATTTTAGAAATTGATAAAAAAAATAGAAGGTTATCATTAGGTTACGAAATAAAAGAAGAAAATGGATATTTATTTGAAAAAGTGTTTTTAGTTAATTCTATCCATAAAGGAGAAATTATTGACATAAAGAAAAATGGAGCTATTATAGCGTTAGATTATGGACTTACCGTCTTTGCTCCAACTCGCCATTTAATTAAATCTGATGGTTACTATCCGAAAGCAAAGGAGATACTTGATTTCAAAGTTATTGAGCTTAATAAGAAATTTAAAAGAATATACATTTCTCATACCAGTACTCATCGTTCTGTCCCTAATTTTTTAAAAAAAGCTTATGTAAAAAGAAGAATTACATAA
- a CDS encoding NACHT domain-containing protein — MDWELIKQNISKEIGATINTIDPAFDIDACLTLYYKILNFQISIPTKNDLNGLEQVITETIKEIYVDGLSKETSIGLFCKNFEQFIKKIYYILEEGEFIDEKNRLDPNKLQALTPFLDSLNKIRPIYIGEKNSEVYDIEIAKLKDGVPLFKVNKDTGLKMYKRLYPSSLNFDSYSDLNDKTLNDKYQSTFLLHLIKAVILKNEQSHQAPNRSRLENLGNLSSTLIAELWIINFLKKELSIIIKKDNYKKKDFDDYINTEINRVKKQNSKFVSLNLKQLSDKSSKINSGFIEDLLPLNRNRMRILGQGGSGKTTTLEFLVYRDSIKWKENPTSSKIPVIIALANLSATQTIIDSIAKKLNIGLEDVEELLETNELNLFLDGLNEIVENRESKKRKLQEIANIIEEYPDLSIILTDRFEFDSYQNNMFNIPTYIIQKLDKSQINEFVEKYCNYSSEQTTLVLEVINSKSRIHELLMRPLILTRAIEIIKIDNDLPEKEGQIIEKFIDILLRREKDEKKDPLLNINSFKLLLSFAANEIYHKHRTNASIHEFSFNKMLVEGAEKYGLEKFNAGYISRIGYELDILLKSDDLFQFYHQSYFEFFCSNYLKYEIR; from the coding sequence ATGGACTGGGAATTAATTAAACAAAATATTTCAAAAGAAATCGGAGCAACAATTAACACAATTGATCCCGCTTTTGATATTGACGCTTGCTTAACTTTATATTATAAAATTTTAAATTTTCAAATTTCAATACCAACCAAGAATGATTTAAATGGCTTGGAGCAAGTAATCACTGAAACTATAAAAGAGATATACGTAGATGGACTAAGTAAAGAAACTTCAATTGGGTTATTTTGTAAAAATTTCGAACAATTTATAAAAAAGATTTATTATATATTAGAAGAGGGAGAATTTATTGATGAAAAAAACAGACTTGATCCTAATAAACTTCAGGCACTTACACCCTTTCTAGATAGCTTAAATAAGATTAGACCCATTTATATTGGAGAAAAAAACAGTGAGGTCTATGATATTGAAATTGCTAAGCTTAAAGATGGCGTCCCGCTGTTTAAAGTTAATAAGGATACGGGGTTAAAAATGTACAAAAGACTATATCCTAGTAGTCTAAATTTTGATAGCTATTCGGATTTGAATGACAAAACTTTGAATGATAAATATCAAAGCACATTTCTTCTTCATTTAATTAAAGCAGTTATTTTAAAGAACGAGCAAAGCCATCAAGCGCCCAATCGCTCAAGATTAGAAAACTTAGGAAATTTAAGTTCTACCTTAATTGCTGAATTATGGATCATTAATTTTCTAAAAAAAGAATTATCAATTATCATTAAAAAAGACAATTATAAAAAGAAAGATTTCGATGATTATATAAATACTGAAATAAACCGAGTAAAAAAACAAAACTCAAAATTTGTTTCATTAAACCTTAAGCAACTTAGTGATAAATCGAGTAAAATTAATAGCGGTTTTATCGAAGATTTATTACCATTAAACAGAAATCGTATGAGGATTTTGGGACAGGGAGGGTCTGGCAAAACAACAACTCTTGAATTCCTTGTATATAGGGATTCGATAAAGTGGAAAGAAAACCCAACGAGCTCAAAGATTCCAGTTATAATAGCTTTAGCAAATCTAAGTGCTACACAAACCATAATAGATTCCATAGCAAAAAAATTAAACATCGGATTAGAAGATGTTGAAGAACTATTAGAGACTAATGAATTAAATCTATTCTTAGATGGATTAAATGAAATAGTTGAAAATAGAGAATCTAAAAAGCGAAAACTTCAAGAAATTGCAAATATTATCGAAGAATATCCTGATTTATCTATCATCTTAACTGATCGTTTCGAATTTGATAGTTATCAAAACAATATGTTTAATATTCCGACATATATCATCCAAAAGCTTGATAAAAGTCAAATAAATGAATTTGTTGAAAAATACTGCAATTATTCATCTGAGCAAACAACACTAGTTTTGGAGGTAATAAATTCAAAAAGTAGAATTCATGAATTGTTAATGAGACCTCTGATACTAACAAGAGCGATAGAAATAATAAAAATAGATAATGACTTACCTGAAAAGGAAGGTCAAATCATAGAAAAATTTATAGATATTTTACTTAGAAGAGAGAAAGATGAGAAAAAAGATCCTCTTTTAAATATTAATAGTTTTAAATTGTTGCTTTCATTTGCAGCAAATGAAATCTACCACAAACATCGAACTAATGCCTCAATACATGAATTTAGCTTCAATAAAATGCTTGTTGAAGGTGCGGAAAAATACGGTTTAGAAAAATTTAATGCTGGTTATATAAGTAGAATCGGATATGAATTAGATATATTATTGAAGTCTGATGACTTATTTCAATTTTATCATCAAAGTTATTTTGAATTCTTTTGTTCTAATTATCTTAAGTACGAAATAAGATAG
- a CDS encoding ADP-ribosylglycohydrolase family protein, protein MGYTLKVLSTELWIFFNPKDFETGILDLVNEGGDADTNASVGGSLLGAKFGFGSIPVKYIDELNDGELLIGKFEGFVEVIK, encoded by the coding sequence ATAGGTTATACTTTAAAGGTATTATCAACAGAACTTTGGATATTTTTCAATCCTAAGGATTTTGAAACAGGAATACTGGATTTAGTCAATGAGGGAGGTGATGCAGATACAAATGCTAGTGTTGGAGGTAGTTTGTTAGGTGCTAAATTCGGGTTTGGTTCAATACCTGTTAAATATATTGATGAGTTGAATGATGGGGAATTGTTGATTGGAAAATTTGAGGGGTTTGTAGAGGTTATCAAATAA
- a CDS encoding FISUMP domain-containing protein: MKKILLLAFTATVMLGACKKENDEPKEEANVTINGQSYTTVKIGTQTWTAVNYNGTGGEDHSSGDVSYGKLYTWEEAKGIQLPSGWRLPSKEDYEELLKVAGGEKTEFGYWGNWDVSKKLISTKGWSVEQGTNTLGFNAVPAGLVMKDTEQKFENKGESAVFWSTTKVSATNENRFVFYVYVDNSYKETTIESDYRYYKASIRFVKDN; encoded by the coding sequence ATGAAGAAGATTTTATTATTGGCATTTACTGCTACAGTGATGCTTGGTGCATGCAAGAAAGAAAATGACGAACCTAAGGAAGAAGCAAACGTAACCATCAACGGGCAATCTTATACTACGGTCAAGATTGGTACACAGACGTGGACTGCTGTAAATTACAATGGTACTGGTGGTGAAGATCATTCTTCAGGCGATGTTTCTTATGGCAAACTGTACACATGGGAAGAAGCTAAAGGCATTCAGCTGCCATCAGGTTGGAGACTGCCAAGTAAAGAAGATTATGAAGAACTTTTAAAAGTTGCCGGTGGTGAAAAGACTGAGTTTGGATATTGGGGAAATTGGGACGTAAGCAAGAAACTAATTTCAACGAAGGGCTGGTCAGTGGAACAAGGAACTAATACTTTAGGTTTTAATGCTGTTCCTGCTGGTTTGGTAATGAAAGATACAGAGCAGAAATTTGAGAATAAAGGTGAAAGTGCAGTCTTCTGGTCTACAACAAAGGTCTCTGCTACGAATGAGAATAGATTTGTGTTTTATGTTTATGTCGATAATTCCTATAAAGAAACCACTATTGAGTCTGACTACCGATATTATAAAGCTTCGATCAGATTTGTAAAAGACAACTAA